GTATTTGCGCGCAAGTACAATGTAGCTCATACTACCTCCACGTTCCATTCTTTTATCACAGCGGATTTAGGCAAGCATTTTCTGCTGGACAAAATACTGAGGGTCTCTAAAGCTTGAATTATCGAAATAAGTTGCAGATTCCCAAAGGAGGATATCGATGAAGCTCGAAGGAAAAGTGGTCATAGCCCAGGGAGGTGGTCCCACTGCGGTGATCAATCAATCCATGGTGGGAGCAGCCTTGGAATCCCGCAAGTTTCCCCAGGTCACCAGAGTATATGGCGCTTTATATGGGGTGCATGGCATTGTTAACGAAGAGTTTATAGATCTTACTCAGGAGACTACTCACAATCTGGAACAGGTGGCAAACACTCCTTCCAGCGCGTTGCTTTCCACGCGCGATAAACCGGACGAAGCTTATTGCAAAGAGATTTTTAAGGTACTCAAAGCACACGACGTCCGATATTTCTTCTATATCGGCGGAAATGACTCTTCTGATACAGTGCGCATCGTGAATGAGCAGGCACAGCTTGCCGAATATGAATTCCGGGCTATTCACATTCCCAAAACCATCGATAACGACCTTGTCCTCAGTGATCACACTCCTGGATATGGCTCTGCCGCCAGATTTGTCGCCTCAGCTTTCTCCGGAGTGAATCTGGACAATCGTGCCTTACCCGGTGTGTATATCGGAGTAGTGATGGGACGGCATGCAGGCTTCCTAACGGCTGCTTCTGCTTTGGGGCAAAAGTATCCAGATGACGGTCCGCATCTGATCTACGTGCCGGAACGCCCCTTCAGTAAAGAGAAATTCCTGAAGGACGTGAAAGATGCTTACGAGAAAAATGGCCGTTGTATAGTAGCGGTATCAGAGGGTATTGTCGATGCAGACAGCAACCCCATGATCGCAAAGCTTACTAAGAATGTGGAGCACGACGCTCATGGTAATGTACAGCTTTCCGGAACGGGAATGTTGGGCGATCTGCTCTGTGATCTTG
This portion of the Candidatus Cloacimonadota bacterium genome encodes:
- a CDS encoding 6-phosphofructokinase; this translates as MKLEGKVVIAQGGGPTAVINQSMVGAALESRKFPQVTRVYGALYGVHGIVNEEFIDLTQETTHNLEQVANTPSSALLSTRDKPDEAYCKEIFKVLKAHDVRYFFYIGGNDSSDTVRIVNEQAQLAEYEFRAIHIPKTIDNDLVLSDHTPGYGSAARFVASAFSGVNLDNRALPGVYIGVVMGRHAGFLTAASALGQKYPDDGPHLIYVPERPFSKEKFLKDVKDAYEKNGRCIVAVSEGIVDADSNPMIAKLTKNVEHDAHGNVQLSGTGMLGDLLCDLVRDNLKIKRVRSDTFGYLQRSFLGCVSDVDQREAREVGERAAHYALWYNLDGSISIQRTGYYSVNYQLEKLSDVARKTRHMPDNFINTEGNNVTDDFRYYLRPLLGSGYPVSHRLRAPRVSKVLHTDS